One window of Botrimarina mediterranea genomic DNA carries:
- a CDS encoding AAA domain-containing protein — MSEFTQFLNERLDAGGFSTEDALASFLPLAREVAETHAGGWVAPLCGVNDLRVDGVRLWFEESKRRRPTAGEGLERVERSGRAVFEVVAEQRVSTSVDDGVTQVLDLAVDDGEGPVTRPVYLPAYEAWEHRLGRHDPLTDVFSLGMLLASLACGLDLAEKESLERFVASRKNLFALASGLHPVVARVIVRMTELDRRRRPSDLASLVGALENYRDQEIDFDYDLAATDGFAERPKQDKRTVVLTKLRERLFELSRRNRLLHFQPTMQSVNLTHASVPLAFNVESIRPDQVLTWSSQFERDVSKGATVSLNKYLNFSEVLYLPSQLERLIAEARRDRAEFGFVQLRLVVCFLHWANLKEKPVEQYESPLVLVPVELKKKKGIRDTYSLEPIGTEAEVNPVVRHQFKQLYDIDLPETIDLAEARLDDFYEDLKRRVEASQAAVSLGKVDRPRIQLIHERAKRKLDQYRKKARLAGRGVSKFLDLDYSYDAANYHPLGVKLFSAMVKPPATHLRTIVEESPRPRTFAVPDSTPSAEKERQTYVLQSGAEASPYDWTFDLCSVTLANFRYRRMSLVRDYEALLATDDENPAFEAVFSLVPRPRSSKPTDPRPLGDRFDVVPCDPTQAMAIADAAGGKSYIIQGPPGTGKSQTITNLIADFVARGKRVLFVCEKRAAIDVVYARLKQVGLDDLCCLIHDSQADKKAFVMGLKQTYERFALAGGADAGGKNRRDATLAAVHDNLAPLERFDRVMQSTPDRIGLTVRRLIDRCVEMRGLAPPLDLLAAERLPTYAEWSQNSAVIGRFVNNLRYVGGGAVLATHPLRLLSGKLADEERPLDRLLQAVAAAEPCLERAEAELQRCGVPREQWEGVRQAGLLTDYSVRLTPLSEVGAQCVMDPVHERSLAYQEVAKRLAQAKAALAAKESANANWTDRLSTDETDVALDQAKTLEKALLPWLRPGWWRLRGVLKKCYDFKAHKVRPTWSRVLTQLKEEHDARQVYDRSLAETGDALGVAPGRAADLSATVQQVAEWLLRQPPWLQKLHAAVLRNPRGGEIIARVNKAAAPFASALAELDGVAEGLTEMTLSELRHSLRFAAENAGVVPDFLKALRDLEAVPPSMRGVLRELPHPVAEIEAAVAERSLADALRLDREAERFNAAALRGHASEIESHFDRWLGENAREVCSRVQRRFLDNLAISETSAANLTSEQKEFKKVYTRGRRELEHEFGKQMRYKPIRELVSGESGEVVNDLKPVWLMSPLSVSDTLPLDGGRFDVVIFDEASQVTLEEAAPALCRAPQTIVVGDEMQLPPTDFFSAKQSAGEDDETLVESDGELVRYDLDSGSFLSHVAKNLPSTMLGWHYRSRSESLISFSNWAFYDGRLLTVPEESLPGTQRTPIVASTATDGRAGAGEILRRPVSFHSVPYATYDKSRNRGEAEYIAEMVRGLIGDQSPTIGIVAFSEAQQDEIEQALNRLAEEDNEFAKRLEAEYEREEGGQYVGLLVKNLENIQGDERDLIILSVCYGRPLAGKMRMNFGPINKSGGEKRLNVAFSRAKRHMALVSSIASAEVTNDYNDGANCLKNYLRYAEAASVGDVETAKRILGGLSRWRDDSSSESAGDGAVASRLAEELRERGYRVDLSVGQSHFRCDLAVACEGDEGYRLGVLIDSDAYYEQSDLIERDMMRPRLLRAFGWRISQVLAKDYFEKPGEVVAELVRELTEARK, encoded by the coding sequence GTGAGCGAGTTTACTCAGTTCCTAAACGAACGCCTCGACGCAGGCGGCTTCTCGACCGAAGACGCGCTCGCCAGCTTCTTGCCGCTGGCTCGAGAGGTCGCGGAAACCCACGCGGGGGGGTGGGTGGCGCCCCTCTGCGGGGTCAACGATCTCCGTGTCGACGGCGTGCGGCTTTGGTTTGAGGAGTCGAAGCGGCGACGCCCTACGGCCGGCGAGGGCCTCGAGCGCGTCGAGCGGTCTGGGCGGGCGGTGTTTGAAGTGGTCGCGGAGCAGCGCGTCTCGACGAGCGTTGATGACGGCGTCACCCAGGTCCTAGATCTGGCGGTTGACGATGGCGAAGGCCCTGTAACCCGGCCTGTCTACTTGCCCGCCTACGAGGCGTGGGAGCACCGGCTCGGCAGGCACGACCCGCTAACGGACGTCTTCAGTCTCGGCATGCTGCTGGCGAGTCTGGCGTGTGGACTCGACCTGGCGGAGAAAGAGTCGCTGGAGCGGTTTGTTGCTAGCCGCAAGAACCTCTTCGCCTTGGCGAGTGGCCTGCACCCCGTGGTGGCTCGCGTTATCGTCCGGATGACGGAACTCGATCGTCGCCGGCGGCCCTCGGACTTGGCGTCGCTCGTTGGGGCGCTCGAAAACTACCGCGATCAAGAAATCGACTTCGACTACGACTTAGCGGCGACCGACGGGTTCGCCGAGCGGCCCAAGCAGGATAAGCGGACCGTGGTGCTGACCAAGCTCCGCGAGCGGCTGTTCGAGCTGTCGCGTCGCAATCGGTTGTTGCACTTCCAGCCCACGATGCAGAGCGTGAACCTCACGCACGCTTCGGTGCCGTTGGCGTTCAATGTCGAGAGTATTCGACCCGATCAAGTGCTGACGTGGAGCAGCCAATTCGAACGCGACGTCAGCAAGGGGGCGACGGTCTCCCTGAACAAGTACCTCAACTTCTCGGAGGTGTTGTACCTGCCGAGCCAGCTCGAGCGGCTGATCGCCGAGGCGCGCCGCGACCGGGCCGAGTTCGGGTTCGTGCAGCTGCGATTGGTCGTCTGCTTCCTCCACTGGGCGAACCTGAAGGAGAAGCCGGTCGAGCAGTACGAATCGCCGCTGGTTCTCGTGCCCGTCGAGCTGAAAAAGAAGAAGGGAATCCGCGACACCTACTCGCTGGAGCCGATCGGGACCGAAGCCGAGGTCAATCCCGTCGTCCGGCATCAGTTTAAGCAGCTCTACGACATCGATCTGCCGGAAACGATCGACCTCGCCGAAGCCCGTCTTGACGATTTTTACGAAGACCTTAAGCGACGCGTTGAGGCTTCGCAGGCCGCCGTCTCGCTCGGCAAAGTCGACCGCCCCCGCATCCAGCTGATCCACGAGAGAGCGAAACGCAAGCTCGACCAGTACCGCAAGAAGGCCCGGCTCGCTGGCCGGGGCGTCAGCAAATTCCTCGACCTCGACTACAGCTACGACGCGGCGAATTACCACCCGCTGGGCGTGAAACTCTTCAGTGCGATGGTCAAGCCTCCCGCGACCCACCTGCGGACCATTGTCGAGGAATCGCCTCGCCCGAGGACTTTCGCCGTCCCCGACTCGACGCCATCGGCCGAGAAGGAACGCCAGACTTATGTCCTCCAGTCGGGCGCGGAGGCCAGTCCCTACGACTGGACCTTCGACCTGTGCAGCGTGACCCTAGCGAACTTCAGGTATCGCCGGATGTCGCTGGTCCGGGATTACGAGGCGCTGCTGGCGACCGACGACGAGAACCCCGCGTTCGAAGCGGTCTTCTCGCTCGTGCCGCGCCCACGGAGCAGCAAACCAACCGATCCCAGGCCGCTGGGCGACCGCTTCGACGTGGTCCCTTGCGACCCAACGCAGGCCATGGCGATCGCGGACGCAGCCGGCGGCAAGAGCTACATCATCCAAGGCCCGCCGGGGACGGGTAAGTCGCAGACGATCACCAACCTCATCGCCGACTTCGTCGCCCGGGGCAAGCGCGTTTTGTTCGTGTGCGAAAAGCGGGCGGCGATCGATGTCGTCTACGCACGGCTGAAGCAGGTTGGCCTCGACGACCTCTGTTGCTTGATCCACGACTCCCAGGCGGACAAGAAAGCGTTCGTGATGGGTCTCAAGCAGACCTACGAACGGTTTGCGTTGGCAGGCGGCGCCGACGCAGGCGGCAAGAATCGACGTGACGCCACGCTCGCGGCCGTGCACGACAACCTGGCGCCGCTGGAGCGGTTCGACCGGGTGATGCAGTCGACTCCGGACAGGATCGGACTCACCGTGCGGCGTTTGATTGACCGGTGTGTCGAGATGCGGGGGCTGGCGCCTCCACTCGATCTGCTGGCGGCGGAAAGGCTCCCTACCTACGCCGAATGGTCGCAGAACTCGGCGGTAATTGGCCGGTTCGTCAATAACCTGAGGTACGTGGGAGGCGGCGCGGTGTTGGCGACGCACCCCTTGCGTCTGTTGAGCGGCAAACTGGCCGACGAGGAACGTCCTCTCGATCGGCTGCTGCAGGCGGTCGCAGCCGCCGAGCCGTGCCTAGAGCGGGCGGAAGCGGAGCTCCAGCGTTGCGGCGTGCCGAGGGAGCAGTGGGAAGGGGTGCGGCAAGCCGGACTACTGACCGACTACTCGGTGCGTCTGACGCCGCTAAGCGAGGTGGGGGCCCAGTGCGTTATGGACCCGGTACACGAGCGATCATTGGCATACCAAGAGGTCGCCAAGCGGCTCGCCCAAGCGAAGGCGGCCCTCGCAGCGAAAGAGTCGGCCAACGCCAATTGGACCGACCGCCTCAGCACTGATGAGACCGATGTAGCGCTCGATCAGGCCAAGACGCTAGAAAAGGCGCTACTGCCCTGGCTTCGGCCCGGGTGGTGGCGTCTGCGTGGCGTCCTGAAGAAGTGCTACGATTTTAAAGCCCACAAGGTGCGTCCGACGTGGTCACGCGTCCTCACGCAACTGAAGGAAGAGCACGATGCCCGGCAGGTCTACGATCGCAGCCTCGCCGAGACGGGCGACGCGCTAGGAGTGGCGCCCGGCCGGGCGGCCGATTTATCGGCGACGGTGCAGCAGGTCGCTGAGTGGTTGCTTCGTCAGCCGCCCTGGCTCCAAAAACTGCACGCCGCCGTGCTACGCAACCCGCGGGGAGGGGAGATCATCGCCCGCGTGAACAAAGCGGCCGCTCCTTTCGCCTCGGCCTTGGCGGAGCTGGACGGCGTCGCCGAAGGGCTCACTGAGATGACGCTCTCGGAGCTTCGTCATTCGCTGCGATTCGCCGCTGAGAACGCGGGTGTCGTCCCCGATTTCCTCAAGGCGCTGCGCGACCTGGAAGCCGTGCCGCCGTCCATGCGCGGCGTCCTTCGCGAGTTGCCCCACCCGGTGGCGGAGATCGAGGCGGCGGTCGCCGAACGCAGTCTTGCGGACGCCCTCCGCTTGGACCGCGAAGCGGAACGATTCAATGCGGCGGCGCTCCGCGGGCACGCGTCGGAGATCGAGTCGCACTTCGACCGCTGGCTCGGCGAGAACGCCCGCGAGGTTTGCTCACGGGTGCAGCGGCGCTTTCTCGACAACCTCGCCATCTCCGAGACGTCGGCGGCGAACCTCACCTCGGAGCAGAAGGAGTTCAAAAAAGTCTACACGCGTGGCCGCCGCGAGTTGGAGCACGAGTTTGGCAAGCAGATGCGTTACAAGCCGATCCGGGAGCTGGTGTCGGGCGAGTCCGGCGAGGTCGTCAATGACCTCAAGCCGGTCTGGCTGATGAGTCCGCTAAGCGTGTCGGACACGTTGCCCCTAGATGGCGGGCGTTTTGACGTGGTGATCTTTGACGAGGCGAGTCAGGTGACCCTCGAAGAGGCCGCCCCCGCGCTGTGTCGCGCCCCGCAGACCATCGTGGTTGGGGACGAGATGCAGCTGCCACCGACCGACTTCTTTTCCGCCAAGCAATCCGCGGGCGAAGACGATGAGACGCTTGTGGAGTCCGACGGAGAGCTTGTCCGATACGACCTCGACTCGGGAAGCTTCCTGAGCCACGTCGCCAAAAATCTCCCGTCGACGATGCTCGGCTGGCACTACCGCAGCCGGAGCGAGTCGCTGATCAGTTTCTCCAACTGGGCCTTCTACGATGGCCGACTACTCACGGTTCCCGAGGAGTCGCTGCCCGGCACGCAGCGAACGCCGATCGTCGCAAGCACGGCGACCGATGGGCGGGCCGGCGCCGGGGAGATACTGCGGCGTCCCGTCAGCTTCCACTCCGTCCCTTACGCGACCTACGACAAGAGCCGTAACCGGGGCGAGGCGGAGTACATTGCGGAAATGGTTCGCGGCCTGATCGGCGACCAAAGCCCGACGATTGGGATCGTCGCTTTTTCCGAGGCGCAGCAGGACGAGATCGAGCAGGCGCTGAACCGGCTCGCCGAAGAGGACAACGAATTTGCCAAGCGCCTGGAGGCGGAGTACGAGCGCGAGGAAGGCGGGCAGTACGTGGGCCTCCTGGTAAAGAACCTGGAGAACATCCAGGGAGACGAGCGGGACCTCATCATCTTGAGCGTCTGCTATGGCCGCCCGCTGGCCGGCAAGATGCGGATGAACTTTGGACCGATCAATAAGAGCGGTGGCGAAAAACGGCTCAACGTCGCGTTCTCAAGGGCGAAGCGGCACATGGCGCTCGTGAGCTCGATCGCCTCGGCGGAGGTCACCAACGACTACAACGATGGAGCCAACTGCCTGAAAAATTACCTCCGCTACGCCGAGGCCGCCTCCGTTGGTGACGTCGAGACCGCCAAACGCATCCTGGGCGGCTTGAGCCGCTGGCGAGACGATAGCAGCAGCGAATCCGCGGGGGATGGCGCCGTCGCCAGCCGTCTAGCAGAGGAGCTGAGAGAACGTGGTTACCGCGTTGATCTTTCCGTTGGACAATCGCACTTCCGCTGCGACTTGGCGGTTGCTTGCGAGGGAGACGAAGGCTATCGGCTCGGCGTGTTGATCGATTCGGACGCCTACTACGAGCAGTCCGACCTGATCGAACGGGACATGATGCGGCCGCGTTTGCTTCGCGCGTTCGGCTGGCGCATTTCGCAAGTGTTGGCCAAGGACTATTTCGAGAAGCCTGGCGAGGTCGTCGCCGAGTTGGTTCGTGAGCTTACGGAGGCCCGGAAATGA